The following are encoded together in the Candida orthopsilosis Co 90-125, chromosome 5 draft sequence genome:
- a CDS encoding membrane-localized protein, translated as MSLQMLLVFSTMIFQMITLLLFVLPLPLMVRSQIVSIYIKITTAQNFRIFLGFSITLMSLQFYDCLQRLEKYHKVKENDVLQGFVNYDKLASKFYSQRNLYLSGAILYLLMGIYTVASIVKKLVLKEKLYRQLIAERDESRTGGGEKSDGEEVVKVKHLIELKQKDIDALKKQLNGLQTAYDGLNKGEERSKDD; from the coding sequence ATGAGTCTTCAAATGCTTTTGGTATTCAGTACCATGATCTTTCAAATGATCACCTTACTCCTTTTTGTACTCCCACTTCCACTCATGGTCCGATCCCAAATCGTATCAATATACATCAAGATCACAACGGCACAAAATTTCCGAATTTTCCTTGGATTCAGCATCACATTGATGTCATTACAATTTTATGATTGTTTACAACGATTGGAAAAATATCACAAGgttaaagaaaatgatgtATTACAAGGGTTTGTCAATTATGATAAATTGGCAAGTAAGTTTTATAGTCAACGAAACTTGTATTTATCGGGAGCTATCttgtatttgttgatggGTATTTATACTGTTGCTTCAATTGTTAAGaagttggtgttgaaggagaaattgTATAGACAATTGATTGCTGAAAGGGATGAATCGAGAACTGGTGGTGGGGAGAAGAGTGATGGTGAGGAAGTTGTTAAAGTGaaacatttgattgaattgaagcAAAAGGATATTGATGCGTTaaagaagcaattgaatGGCTTACAAACTGCCTATGATGGTTTGAATAAAGGCGAGGAAAGATCTAAAGATGATTGA